In the genome of Lynx canadensis isolate LIC74 chromosome F1, mLynCan4.pri.v2, whole genome shotgun sequence, one region contains:
- the GPR52 gene encoding G-protein coupled receptor 52 yields MNETRWTEWSILNMSSGIVNVSERHSCPLGFGYYSAVDVCIFETIVIVLLTFLIIAGNLTVIFVFHCAPLLHHYTTSYFIQTMAYADLFVGVSCLVPTLSLLHYSTGIHESLTCQVFGYIISVLKSVSMACLACISVDRYLAITKPLSYNQLVTPCRLRICIILIWIYSCLIFLPSFFGWGKPGYHGDIFEWCATSWLTSAYFTGFIVCLLYAPAAFVVCFTYFHIFKICRQHTKEINDRRARFPSHEVDASGETGHSPDRRYAMVLFRITSVFYMLWLPYIIYFLLESSRVLDNPTLSFLTTWLAISNSFCNCVIYSLSNSVFRLGLRRLSKTMCTSCLCVKDQEARDPKPRKRANSCSI; encoded by the coding sequence ATGAATGAAACCAGGTGGACTGAATGGAGCATCCTGAACATGAGCAGTGGCATTGTGAATGTGTCTGAACGTCACTCCTGCCCACTTGGATTTGGCTACTACAGTGCGGTGGATGTGTGCATCTTTGAGACCATTGTTATTGTCTTGCTGACATTTCTAATCATTGCTGGGAATTTAACGGTCATCTTTGTCTTTCACTGTGCTCCACTCTTACACCATTACACTACCAGCTATTTTATTCAGACAATGGCATATGCTGATCTTTTCGTTGGAGTTAGCTGCTTGGTTCCTACTCTCTCACTTCTTCACTACTCCACAGGTATCCATGAGTCATTGACTTGCCAGGTTTTTGGATATATCATCTCGGTTCTAAAAAGCGTTTCTATGGCATGTCTTGCTTGCATAAGCGTGGATCGCTATCTTGCAATAACCAAGCCTCTTTCCTACAATCAACTGGTCACTCCTTGtcgcctgagaatttgcattattttaatcTGGATCTACTCTTGCctcattttcttgccttccttttttgGCTGGGGGAAACCTGGGTACCATGGTGACATTTTTGAATGGTGTGCCACCTCTTGGCTCACCAGTGCCTATTTTACTGGctttattgtttgtttactttATGCTCCTGCTGCCTTTGTGGTCTGCTTCACTTACttccacattttcaaaatttgcCGTCAGCACACCAAAGAGATAAATGACCGGAGGGCCCGATTTCCTAGCCATGAGGTGGATGCCTCTGGAGAGACCGGACACAGCCCCGACCGTCGCTACGCCATGGTTTTGTTTCGGATAACCAGTGTGTTTTACATGCTGTGGCTCCCttatataatttactttcttCTGGAAAGCTCCCGGGTCTTAGACAATCCAACACTGTCCTTCCTAACAACCTGGCTTGCTATAAGTAATAGTTTTTGTAACTGTGTAATATACAGCCTTTCCAACAGTGTTTTCCGGCTAGGCCTCCGAAGACTGTCCAAGACGATGTGCACATCTTGTCTGTGTGTGAAGGATCAGGAAGCACGAGACCCCAAACCTAGGAAACGGGCTAATTCCTGCTCCATTTGA